In Paenibacillus ihbetae, the following are encoded in one genomic region:
- a CDS encoding sporulation protein YjcZ translates to MSGVAGGYGGYGYGSSVGAILVLFILLVIITRAFI, encoded by the coding sequence GTGAGCGGAGTAGCTGGAGGATACGGTGGTTACGGATACGGCTCTTCAGTAGGTGCTATCTTGGTATTATTCATCTTGTTGGTGATCATTACTCGCGCATTTATCTAA
- a CDS encoding helix-turn-helix domain-containing protein, which yields MAKKGQTFHTYSFETKKKAVAMRLAGKTKKEVASALQISDIGRLKVWMRKFREHGEEGLIDRRRKLLESTDHNRLTEEG from the coding sequence ATGGCGAAAAAGGGGCAAACATTTCATACCTACAGTTTCGAAACGAAGAAGAAAGCAGTCGCCATGCGGCTTGCGGGGAAAACGAAGAAAGAGGTGGCATCCGCCTTGCAAATATCGGACATCGGGCGGTTAAAGGTGTGGATGCGCAAATTCCGCGAGCATGGGGAGGAAGGTCTGATTGACCGGCGCAGGAAGTTATTGGAGTCCACGGATCACAACCGGTTGACCGAAGAAGGATAA
- a CDS encoding short chain dehydrogenase, whose amino-acid sequence MKILMVGASGTLGTAVRKELGQDHEIITAGRSGADITMDMSVPESIAGMYKAVGSVDAVVCTAGQAYFGPLHELTPELNEIAVMGKLKGQINLVLLGMDHVHDRGSFTLTTGIIMDSPIIGGVSSAMAGGAIKAFVQAAAIEMPRGIRINNVSPNVLEESMSTYGPYFPGFEPVPAGRAALAYRKSVEGAQTGQTYTVY is encoded by the coding sequence ATGAAAATTCTAATGGTAGGCGCATCCGGTACACTGGGTACAGCGGTTCGCAAAGAGCTGGGGCAGGATCATGAAATTATAACAGCTGGACGCAGTGGTGCCGATATAACGATGGATATGTCCGTTCCTGAAAGTATTGCGGGCATGTACAAGGCTGTCGGATCCGTAGATGCAGTGGTTTGTACCGCGGGCCAGGCTTACTTTGGTCCTCTTCACGAATTGACGCCAGAGCTGAATGAAATCGCGGTTATGGGTAAATTGAAGGGGCAAATCAACCTTGTTTTGCTCGGGATGGACCATGTTCATGATCGGGGAAGCTTTACGTTAACCACCGGCATTATTATGGACAGTCCTATTATCGGAGGCGTATCTTCCGCCATGGCAGGTGGAGCGATTAAAGCCTTCGTTCAAGCCGCAGCCATTGAAATGCCGCGAGGGATTCGCATAAACAACGTCAGTCCCAATGTATTGGAGGAATCCATGAGTACATACGGCCCATACTTCCCGGGCTTTGAGCCGGTACCTGCCGGGAGAGCTGCGCTTGCCTACCGGAAAAGCGTGGAGGGTGCCCAAACCGGACAAACGTACACGGTTTATTAA
- a CDS encoding SepM family pheromone-processing serine protease has protein sequence MKKSVKPNGLRIVLYLLMVGLMVYLVVYMPTPYLIYQPGSAEEVRPMIRVEKSDPEEEGTFMMTTVSASYANLALLMMSTFNPNAEVVQKAEKMGDQSKEEYAATQVYYMNSSQSSAMEAAYQAAGVEYAIEPAYVFVMSIPDDSANADHFHPGDKLIRIDGQPAKDNDKIAALLSGKQVGDKVSVELERGGKTLKEDVSLVSIKDEKTGAERPGLGVMIATMQKVAPSNPDYVINFADTSIGGPSAGLIFTLEIYNQLTPGDLSKGYRIAGTGTIDKSGKVGPIGGVKHKIVAADREEAEIFFVPTKNYEEAKKRADRIGTDMKLVQVERLQDALDYLEQLPPKE, from the coding sequence ATGAAGAAGTCTGTTAAACCGAATGGCTTAAGAATTGTACTGTATTTATTGATGGTTGGATTAATGGTGTACCTGGTCGTGTACATGCCGACTCCTTATTTGATTTATCAGCCGGGCAGCGCCGAGGAGGTGCGGCCGATGATCCGCGTCGAGAAGAGCGATCCCGAGGAAGAGGGGACGTTCATGATGACGACCGTATCGGCCAGCTATGCGAACCTTGCCTTGCTGATGATGTCGACGTTCAATCCGAATGCCGAGGTTGTGCAAAAGGCTGAAAAGATGGGGGATCAGAGCAAGGAGGAATACGCGGCCACCCAGGTCTATTACATGAACTCCTCCCAATCGTCCGCTATGGAGGCTGCTTATCAGGCAGCCGGCGTTGAGTATGCCATTGAGCCAGCCTATGTGTTCGTGATGTCGATCCCTGACGATTCCGCCAATGCGGATCATTTCCATCCGGGAGACAAACTGATCCGGATTGACGGGCAGCCTGCGAAGGACAACGACAAAATCGCCGCATTGTTAAGCGGCAAGCAAGTCGGAGACAAGGTGTCGGTTGAGCTGGAGCGTGGAGGTAAGACCTTGAAGGAGGATGTGTCTCTCGTCAGCATCAAGGACGAAAAGACGGGAGCGGAGCGACCGGGTCTCGGGGTAATGATCGCCACCATGCAGAAGGTTGCGCCGAGCAACCCGGATTACGTGATCAACTTTGCGGATACCAGCATCGGGGGACCTTCGGCCGGATTGATCTTCACGCTGGAAATTTACAATCAGCTCACGCCGGGCGATTTGAGCAAGGGCTACCGGATCGCCGGAACGGGCACGATCGACAAGTCGGGCAAGGTAGGCCCCATCGGCGGCGTGAAGCACAAAATTGTTGCGGCCGACAGGGAGGAAGCCGAAATCTTCTTCGTGCCGACGAAGAACTACGAGGAAGCCAAGAAGCGGGCCGACCGGATCGGAACGGACATGAAGCTCGTACAAGTCGAGCGCCTGCAGGATGCGCTGGACTATCTGGAGCAGCTGCCGCCTAAAGAGTAA
- a CDS encoding SLC45 family MFS transporter: MRKTWLLGFGFFSISITWALYNAFVPYFLERYISSVALIGFFMTIDNYFALFLQPWIGSRSDRTHTRFGRRMPYLLIGMPLGALFTAIIPFHNGLATLLLFMVLMNLAMSLYRSPTVSLMPDITEERRRTRANGIINFMGGVGSILAFGAGSILYNAHPSLPFIASAVVTLASLLILTVFIKERRDAPGYKAQTEAKSAVSFKKQLNRTTVFLLAAIFFWFVAYQGVETLFTLYGKNEMGLTESQASFSLTFFSLAFVLFAIPSGWLGSKFGKKRVITIGVLGLLIVFSLVPLIESLLVLRILLTVGGLFWACININSYPFVVSTGSEDSIGTRTGMYYLVSSLAAISSPPLLGKLIDSMGYSILFYCAAGSMLLALVCVLMIRHPESSGHNKPQAASAGAP, from the coding sequence TTGAGAAAAACATGGCTGCTGGGCTTTGGTTTCTTCAGCATTAGCATCACCTGGGCGCTGTATAACGCTTTTGTGCCTTATTTTCTGGAGCGGTACATTTCCAGTGTCGCGTTGATCGGTTTTTTCATGACAATCGACAATTACTTTGCCTTGTTTTTGCAGCCATGGATCGGAAGCCGGAGTGACCGGACACATACAAGGTTCGGAAGAAGGATGCCTTATCTGCTGATCGGGATGCCGCTCGGCGCTTTGTTTACGGCGATCATTCCTTTTCATAACGGGCTCGCGACGCTGCTCCTGTTCATGGTGCTGATGAACCTGGCTATGAGCTTATACCGTTCGCCTACCGTATCCTTGATGCCCGACATTACGGAAGAGCGGCGACGTACCCGTGCCAACGGGATCATTAACTTCATGGGAGGCGTCGGTTCGATTCTGGCTTTCGGTGCCGGATCCATTCTGTATAATGCCCATCCGTCGCTGCCCTTCATCGCCTCCGCAGTCGTCACCTTGGCCTCGCTGCTGATCTTGACCGTGTTTATTAAGGAACGGAGAGACGCACCGGGCTATAAAGCTCAGACGGAAGCGAAGTCCGCGGTATCCTTCAAGAAGCAGTTGAACCGTACGACGGTGTTTCTGCTCGCTGCCATTTTCTTCTGGTTTGTTGCCTATCAAGGGGTAGAGACGCTGTTTACCCTGTACGGTAAAAATGAAATGGGACTGACGGAGTCACAGGCGTCCTTTTCCCTGACTTTCTTCTCGCTGGCGTTCGTGCTGTTTGCGATTCCCAGCGGATGGCTCGGCAGCAAATTCGGGAAGAAGCGCGTTATTACCATTGGCGTCCTAGGATTGCTGATCGTGTTTTCCCTCGTGCCGCTGATCGAATCGCTGCTTGTGCTTCGCATTCTGCTGACCGTGGGAGGATTGTTCTGGGCGTGCATCAACATCAATTCCTACCCGTTCGTTGTGTCCACCGGCTCGGAGGATAGCATCGGGACAAGAACCGGGATGTATTATCTTGTATCATCACTTGCTGCCATCTCCTCGCCGCCGCTCCTCGGCAAGCTCATCGACAGCATGGGCTATTCGATATTGTTCTATTGTGCGGCTGGCAGCATGCTGCTGGCGCTCGTCTGCGTTTTGATGATTCGTCATCCCGAGTCATCGGGCCATAACAAGCCGCAAGCGGCTTCGGCCGGGGCGCCGTAA
- a CDS encoding tetratricopeptide repeat protein, translating to MGKFIIFGMLFYIFGNPLIAIVVLLLIVYVLDRRFVGVFPSITRPIQRARQISKLRKNIAASPSDVSSRHELARLLIERRKYGEALKLLESISESMQDSAEYWDDIGTARLKTGNTVQGEADILQALDINPRVKYGRPYLRLADAFRSADSAKALDYLQKFHTMHSSSSEAYYLLGSMYRVLGQRQEAKEAFSESMSVYRSLPKYKRRQERKWAVRSFFRNLF from the coding sequence TTGGGAAAATTCATTATTTTTGGCATGCTGTTTTATATTTTCGGTAATCCGCTGATTGCCATTGTTGTTCTTCTCCTTATCGTTTACGTCCTGGACCGCCGATTTGTCGGCGTGTTTCCCAGCATTACACGTCCGATTCAGCGGGCAAGACAAATCTCCAAGCTGCGGAAAAATATTGCGGCCAGTCCCAGCGACGTCTCGTCGCGGCATGAGCTGGCAAGGCTCCTTATCGAACGCCGCAAATACGGGGAGGCGCTGAAGCTGCTGGAATCCATCTCGGAAAGCATGCAGGACTCCGCGGAATACTGGGATGATATCGGCACCGCCCGCCTGAAAACCGGAAACACCGTTCAAGGAGAGGCGGATATCCTTCAGGCGCTGGATATCAACCCCCGGGTAAAATACGGCCGGCCCTACCTGAGGCTTGCCGACGCCTTCCGTTCGGCGGATTCCGCGAAAGCGCTCGATTATTTACAAAAGTTTCATACCATGCATTCGTCATCCTCTGAAGCCTACTACCTGCTGGGATCCATGTATCGGGTACTGGGACAGCGTCAGGAAGCCAAGGAAGCCTTCTCGGAATCGATGAGCGTATACCGATCCCTTCCCAAGTACAAGCGGCGTCAAGAGCGCAAGTGGGCGGTTCGGAGCTTTTTCCGAAACTTATTCTAA
- the rpiA gene encoding ribose-5-phosphate isomerase RpiA — MNTEYNMKQIAAERAAGYVQSGMKVGLGTGSTAYYAILKIGEMVRAGLDIQAVATSRASEELAVQQGIPLAPIRDIGRLDLTIDGADELDGKLRLIKGGGGALLREKMTAYRSDRLIIIADETKAVPVLGAFPLPVEIIPFAYEWTIQSLKELGCFVQMRRDREGAMYETDNGNYIADCRFERISEPEELAARLKGIPGVVEHGLFLGMADEAIIGYRDGSVRIFGADAASE; from the coding sequence ATGAACACGGAATATAATATGAAGCAAATTGCGGCGGAGCGTGCTGCCGGTTATGTCCAGAGCGGGATGAAGGTTGGCCTCGGAACCGGTTCAACGGCTTATTACGCCATTCTCAAAATCGGGGAGATGGTCCGTGCAGGGCTTGACATTCAAGCTGTAGCGACCTCTCGGGCTTCCGAGGAGCTCGCCGTTCAGCAAGGAATTCCGCTGGCCCCGATCCGGGATATCGGCCGGCTGGACCTGACGATTGACGGAGCGGATGAGCTCGACGGGAAGCTTCGGCTTATAAAGGGCGGAGGAGGGGCGCTGCTGCGCGAGAAAATGACGGCGTACCGCAGCGACCGGCTGATTATCATTGCCGACGAGACCAAAGCGGTGCCCGTACTGGGGGCGTTTCCGCTTCCGGTCGAAATCATTCCTTTCGCCTATGAATGGACCATTCAATCCTTGAAAGAGCTCGGTTGCTTTGTGCAAATGCGCCGGGACCGCGAAGGAGCCATGTATGAGACGGATAACGGCAACTATATCGCAGACTGCCGGTTTGAGCGGATTTCCGAACCGGAAGAGCTGGCTGCCCGGCTGAAGGGCATTCCGGGCGTCGTCGAGCACGGGTTGTTTCTGGGGATGGCGGATGAAGCGATTATTGGATATCGGGATGGTTCGGTGCGGATTTTCGGAGCTGACGCGGCAAGCGAATAA
- a CDS encoding GDSL-type esterase/lipase family protein, translated as MLVYHYTAVGDSLTFGFGAMPGSGFVPLYRRMAEERLRQFVAHENMGINGLTSEGLYERIVQNPAYRYHLQQAHIITISIGGNDLIRAVKSAGGRPDRESLDRALLRCQYYMSNTVKHIRNIKAGGGKAYFIRAVGLYNPYPASAEAAEYVSRFNRYLHSLSDVYFRIADVNAAFAGKEKELLSVDGLHPNGKGYRVIAEQLNRLGYKPLV; from the coding sequence ATGTTGGTGTATCATTATACCGCTGTCGGCGATTCGCTGACTTTCGGGTTCGGAGCGATGCCTGGCAGCGGCTTTGTTCCGCTATATCGCCGGATGGCGGAAGAGAGGCTTCGGCAATTCGTGGCTCACGAAAATATGGGGATTAACGGATTAACCTCAGAGGGGCTGTATGAGCGGATCGTTCAAAATCCGGCCTATCGTTACCATTTGCAGCAGGCCCATATCATAACCATATCGATTGGCGGCAACGACTTGATCAGAGCCGTGAAATCCGCCGGCGGCCGTCCCGACAGGGAATCACTGGATCGGGCGCTGCTTCGTTGCCAGTATTACATGTCTAACACCGTCAAGCATATTCGTAATATCAAGGCAGGAGGCGGCAAAGCTTATTTCATCCGTGCCGTCGGGCTGTACAATCCGTACCCTGCTTCCGCGGAAGCAGCGGAATACGTATCGCGGTTTAATCGATATCTTCATAGCCTCAGCGACGTGTACTTCCGGATAGCCGATGTGAATGCTGCATTTGCAGGCAAAGAGAAGGAGCTGCTATCGGTGGATGGGCTTCATCCGAACGGGAAGGGGTACCGGGTCATCGCCGAGCAGCTGAATCGGCTTGGGTACAAGCCGCTGGTATAA
- a CDS encoding GNAT family N-acetyltransferase: protein MLKEITSQAAKLEVRELLGYSVFPDPDQVEKAVSYYKAEGGSKLYGYVEEGLLVGIIGCDIQQDEVTIRHLAVIPENRGKGYGRGMILELLLQLDPKPKRVIAETDEETVDFYRNIGFEVHSLGEKYPGVERFRCIYEVDAEALD from the coding sequence ATGCTCAAGGAAATAACATCCCAAGCGGCAAAACTGGAGGTTCGGGAGCTGCTCGGCTATTCGGTTTTTCCCGATCCGGATCAGGTAGAGAAGGCCGTTTCATATTATAAGGCCGAAGGCGGGAGCAAGCTGTATGGTTACGTGGAGGAAGGGCTTCTCGTCGGCATTATCGGCTGTGACATTCAGCAGGATGAAGTGACAATAAGGCATCTTGCGGTTATCCCCGAGAACCGGGGAAAAGGCTATGGACGGGGGATGATTCTGGAGCTGCTGCTTCAGCTTGACCCCAAGCCCAAGCGGGTAATTGCGGAGACTGACGAAGAAACGGTGGACTTTTACCGGAATATCGGGTTTGAAGTGCACAGCCTCGGGGAGAAATATCCGGGAGTCGAACGGTTCCGCTGTATCTATGAGGTCGATGCCGAGGCATTGGATTAA
- a CDS encoding nucleoside recognition domain-containing protein yields MNKGNATKTQSGFASTVLLGAAAFLLVLAVVSAPEPAFQATLQALKLWWNIVFPALLPFLVLVEILMAYGFAHGAGVLLDPLMRKLFKLPGSGGWVLITGMTAGYPAGAQAAAAMHRQGDLGPGEAGRLAAMSHFCNPMTILVVIGTGLLHQPAAGYLLLIVHWLTGLLAAWLFSLFRRKPHDPNVAAQLNKPARQGPLIKRAAAAALEAHRRDGRSFGRLLGDSVTRSVQTLMMAGGFILLFAVLTRVLSEYLLPLLPSYFTSGLLEIHLASASISSSAFTNSAMQLAVLSAVLAWSGMSAQLQSLSLMRDAGLSWSTFILKRIVHSLLAFLVMLACWKPASSLSAAIVPAFRTEPPETGQNGNVFSLWSGFPSVLQSQIVVFLLIAAALWMISSLIVRVRR; encoded by the coding sequence ATGAATAAAGGCAACGCCACCAAAACCCAGTCCGGATTCGCCAGCACAGTCCTGCTGGGGGCAGCCGCCTTCTTGCTGGTGCTGGCCGTCGTCAGCGCGCCCGAGCCCGCCTTTCAGGCCACCCTGCAAGCTTTGAAATTATGGTGGAACATCGTATTTCCCGCACTGCTGCCATTTCTTGTTCTGGTGGAAATATTGATGGCCTACGGCTTCGCCCACGGTGCAGGCGTTCTGCTCGATCCGCTCATGCGAAAGCTATTCAAGCTGCCGGGCAGCGGCGGCTGGGTGCTCATTACGGGTATGACCGCCGGATATCCGGCCGGCGCTCAGGCGGCCGCCGCCATGCACAGGCAGGGAGACCTCGGCCCCGGAGAAGCGGGAAGGCTTGCCGCCATGTCCCACTTCTGCAATCCGATGACGATTCTGGTTGTCATCGGGACCGGCCTGCTCCATCAGCCTGCGGCGGGCTACCTGCTGCTTATCGTGCATTGGCTTACCGGACTCCTGGCCGCGTGGCTGTTCAGTCTCTTCAGAAGAAAGCCGCATGATCCGAATGTCGCAGCGCAGCTGAATAAGCCTGCCCGGCAAGGACCGTTAATCAAGCGTGCCGCTGCTGCAGCGCTGGAAGCCCACAGAAGGGACGGCCGCAGCTTTGGGAGACTGCTGGGAGACTCCGTCACCCGCTCCGTCCAAACCTTAATGATGGCCGGCGGCTTTATCCTGTTATTCGCCGTGCTTACCCGGGTATTGTCCGAATATTTGCTGCCCTTGCTTCCTTCTTATTTTACATCGGGATTGCTGGAAATCCACCTTGCATCCGCATCGATCAGCAGCTCAGCCTTTACGAACAGCGCCATGCAGCTTGCCGTCTTGTCTGCCGTTCTTGCCTGGAGCGGAATGAGCGCGCAGCTGCAAAGCCTCTCCCTGATGCGGGACGCAGGCCTATCCTGGAGCACCTTTATCCTGAAGCGGATCGTTCATTCCCTGCTCGCATTTCTGGTCATGCTGGCATGCTGGAAGCCCGCGAGCAGCCTGTCTGCCGCCATTGTCCCTGCCTTCAGGACAGAGCCGCCGGAGACCGGACAGAACGGGAATGTCTTCAGCCTGTGGAGCGGCTTTCCGTCCGTTCTTCAATCACAGATCGTTGTTTTCCTGCTGATTGCAGCAGCGCTGTGGATGATTTCATCGCTTATTGTTCGCGTCCGGCGTTGA
- a CDS encoding macro domain-containing protein, with product MKTFKIGRTSVSVIIGDITTWTGDIIVNAANSGLLGGKGVDGAIHSAGGPEIMEQCMEIRKQQGGCPPGNAVITGAGRLAAQHIIHTVGPIWEGGGRREEHTLAECYRNSLLLAIEVGARSIAFPNISTGIYEYPKAPACDVALTAVTKLLEEDLPDNRLERIDFVCYSPENAELYVNWLERFTREKEAQI from the coding sequence ATGAAAACTTTTAAAATCGGAAGGACATCGGTCTCCGTCATAATAGGCGATATTACGACATGGACGGGCGACATTATCGTAAATGCTGCAAATTCGGGATTGCTGGGCGGAAAAGGGGTCGACGGTGCAATCCACAGTGCCGGCGGACCGGAAATCATGGAGCAGTGCATGGAGATTCGCAAGCAGCAGGGCGGCTGCCCGCCCGGCAACGCCGTAATTACAGGTGCGGGTCGCTTGGCTGCACAGCATATCATTCATACCGTCGGCCCGATCTGGGAAGGGGGCGGGCGCCGTGAGGAGCACACGCTTGCGGAATGCTACAGGAACAGTCTTCTGCTTGCCATTGAGGTAGGCGCGCGAAGCATCGCCTTTCCGAATATCAGCACAGGCATTTATGAATACCCGAAAGCCCCGGCCTGCGACGTTGCCCTGACGGCGGTTACGAAGCTGCTGGAGGAGGACCTTCCGGATAACCGGCTGGAGCGTATTGACTTTGTGTGTTATTCTCCCGAGAACGCCGAGCTCTATGTGAACTGGCTCGAACGCTTCACACGGGAGAAGGAGGCTCAAATATAA
- a CDS encoding TraX family protein, with the protein MQWIAMLTMLIDHVGLVFFPDQELWRIVGRIAFPIYAYALVQGHRYTSSRPRYMLRLAVIAALSQIPYQLALDTRGLNVVVTLFVGALVLYLLERSKSWILSSMLIVAACTLLNDLPFDYGAYGLMLILIFRYAKPSWLAPLHMLLNLLFLFVNNWELQMWSVIPTVLIAYGPQIWRKLEAVRVSRWVWRSFYPLHLVLIAVIRVFM; encoded by the coding sequence ATGCAGTGGATCGCTATGCTGACGATGCTGATTGATCATGTGGGGCTCGTATTTTTTCCGGATCAGGAATTGTGGCGGATCGTCGGACGCATCGCCTTTCCGATCTATGCCTACGCCCTGGTGCAAGGACATCGCTACACCTCCTCAAGGCCGCGGTACATGCTGCGACTAGCCGTCATTGCGGCCCTATCCCAAATTCCCTACCAGCTGGCGCTCGACACCCGTGGCTTGAACGTGGTCGTTACGCTGTTTGTTGGGGCGTTGGTGCTATATCTGCTGGAACGCTCGAAATCGTGGATACTGTCGTCGATGCTTATAGTAGCCGCATGCACGCTCTTGAATGATCTTCCTTTTGATTACGGTGCTTATGGACTGATGCTGATTCTTATCTTTCGATATGCGAAGCCAAGCTGGCTCGCCCCGCTTCATATGCTGCTGAATCTGCTGTTCCTGTTCGTCAATAACTGGGAGCTTCAAATGTGGAGCGTCATTCCGACGGTGCTTATTGCTTATGGGCCGCAGATTTGGAGAAAGCTTGAAGCAGTCAGGGTCAGCCGCTGGGTGTGGCGTTCATTCTATCCGCTGCATCTGGTTCTCATTGCTGTGATCAGGGTCTTCATGTAG
- the rsmD gene encoding 16S rRNA (guanine(966)-N(2))-methyltransferase RsmD codes for MRVVSGSAKGRPLKSVPGMSTRPTTDKVKEAIFSMIGPYFDGGTVLDLFAGTGGLGIEALSRGMDRAVFIDVEQRSIETIKDNLKSVRLQDAAEVYRNDAARALKVLEKRGAAFDLVFLDPPYKFKNGDELMNDMAERKLLREGAVIVLEYESGYEYPESFGPFHGMRTARYGETAVTIYRYETVQGQAAGADEEESHDDNRE; via the coding sequence GTGAGAGTAGTATCCGGAAGTGCAAAAGGCCGACCGCTGAAAAGCGTTCCCGGCATGAGCACCCGTCCGACGACGGATAAAGTGAAGGAAGCGATATTCAGTATGATCGGCCCCTATTTCGACGGGGGAACCGTCCTTGACCTGTTCGCAGGCACGGGAGGCCTTGGCATCGAGGCGTTAAGCCGGGGAATGGATCGTGCTGTTTTTATTGATGTGGAGCAGCGGAGCATCGAGACGATCAAGGATAATCTGAAGTCCGTGCGCCTGCAGGACGCGGCAGAGGTATATCGCAACGACGCGGCAAGAGCGCTTAAGGTGCTGGAGAAACGGGGAGCGGCATTCGATCTGGTGTTTCTGGACCCTCCCTATAAATTCAAAAATGGGGATGAGCTCATGAATGATATGGCAGAGCGCAAGCTTCTTCGCGAGGGAGCCGTTATCGTTCTGGAATATGAGTCAGGGTACGAATATCCGGAGAGCTTCGGCCCTTTTCACGGCATGCGAACGGCAAGGTACGGCGAAACCGCCGTCACTATTTACAGATACGAAACCGTACAGGGACAAGCTGCCGGTGCGGATGAGGAGGAATCACACGATGACAACCGAGAATAA
- the coaD gene encoding pantetheine-phosphate adenylyltransferase → MTTENNSTYRIAVYPGSFDPVTMGHMDIITRASKQFDLLIVAVLNNLSKNPLFTVEERKDLLREATRHLPNVEIDSFRDLLANYVRQRNAQVIVRGIRTVTDFEYELQLASTNHKLNPDAETIFMMTHPKYSFLSSSLVKEIAHFNGDTTDLVSPEVDAALRRKFNAGREQ, encoded by the coding sequence ATGACAACCGAGAATAATAGTACATATCGAATTGCCGTTTATCCAGGCAGCTTTGATCCTGTGACGATGGGGCATATGGATATCATTACAAGGGCTTCGAAGCAGTTTGACTTGCTGATCGTGGCGGTTCTTAACAACTTAAGCAAAAACCCGCTGTTTACGGTGGAGGAGCGGAAGGATCTGTTGAGAGAGGCAACCCGTCATCTGCCTAACGTGGAAATCGACAGCTTCCGCGACCTGTTAGCCAATTATGTGCGTCAGCGGAATGCGCAAGTGATCGTCCGCGGCATTCGGACCGTGACGGATTTCGAGTATGAGCTGCAGCTCGCCTCGACCAACCACAAGCTGAATCCTGACGCGGAGACGATCTTCATGATGACCCATCCGAAGTATTCGTTTCTCAGCTCAAGCCTGGTTAAAGAGATCGCTCATTTTAACGGCGATACGACCGATTTGGTTAGTCCCGAGGTCGATGCGGCTCTGCGTCGTAAATTCAACGCCGGACGCGAACAATAA
- a CDS encoding stalk domain-containing protein, producing MKKKFVALLSAATLVGGMTIGASAAPALQKITAHLNWGITYEVNGKQWTPKDQSGNRIAAISYNNTTYLPVRAVSDALGVAVEYDNKAQKIKLGEKSATTPITSEDIKLSYDSVISKDKQHTVHNGKDYGSGVLLNNVNIGEKRFTLKPGGKHQTLELSVLPVKVTKEILVKIMSGDVLLKEVVISPSDSIQTVTVDIDGAKEIEVSAKYAKVEIGDDTLFFAGTYK from the coding sequence TTGAAGAAAAAGTTTGTAGCATTACTATCTGCAGCAACATTGGTTGGCGGGATGACGATCGGTGCAAGTGCAGCGCCGGCATTACAGAAGATCACCGCTCATTTGAACTGGGGCATTACCTATGAGGTGAATGGCAAGCAATGGACGCCTAAGGATCAATCGGGGAACCGTATCGCTGCTATTTCCTATAACAACACGACTTATCTACCTGTGCGGGCAGTATCAGATGCACTGGGCGTGGCGGTGGAATATGATAATAAAGCTCAGAAAATCAAACTGGGTGAAAAATCAGCTACAACTCCCATAACTTCGGAAGATATTAAATTGTCATATGACTCTGTTATAAGCAAGGACAAGCAGCACACCGTACATAATGGTAAAGATTATGGTTCAGGAGTTCTCCTTAATAACGTCAACATTGGAGAGAAGAGATTCACGCTTAAACCGGGAGGCAAACATCAAACCCTTGAACTTTCCGTATTGCCTGTAAAGGTTACTAAAGAAATCCTGGTAAAAATAATGAGTGGGGACGTGCTGCTGAAAGAAGTCGTTATCTCTCCAAGCGACAGCATTCAGACAGTCACCGTTGATATTGATGGAGCCAAGGAAATTGAGGTTTCGGCTAAGTATGCAAAAGTCGAAATTGGCGACGATACCCTATTCTTCGCTGGAACTTATAAGTAA
- a CDS encoding MarR family winged helix-turn-helix transcriptional regulator, translating to MSDFHEQEDYPLHLMVILARAYNAVMTHSNRSIQSHGLNSTEFGVLDVLYHKGPQPLQKIGEKVLISSGNITYVVDKLQKKNLLVRRASAEDRRVIYAELTPHGKEFFESIFPGHQQLMIKALSGLTDEEKAQAAKLLKKLGRSAEEML from the coding sequence ATGTCGGATTTTCATGAACAAGAGGATTATCCATTGCATTTGATGGTTATTTTGGCAAGAGCCTATAATGCGGTTATGACGCATTCCAACCGCAGCATCCAGAGTCACGGATTGAATTCCACGGAATTCGGCGTCCTGGATGTTCTGTACCACAAAGGACCGCAGCCGCTGCAGAAAATCGGTGAAAAAGTGCTGATCTCAAGCGGCAATATTACATATGTGGTAGACAAGCTGCAGAAGAAAAATCTCCTCGTTCGGCGGGCATCGGCGGAGGATCGCCGTGTGATATATGCAGAGCTGACTCCGCATGGCAAGGAGTTCTTTGAATCGATCTTTCCCGGCCACCAGCAGCTGATGATCAAGGCGCTCAGCGGATTGACCGATGAGGAAAAGGCGCAGGCGGCCAAGCTCCTCAAGAAGCTTGGCCGGAGCGCGGAGGAAATGCTCTAG